In the genome of Nerophis lumbriciformis linkage group LG32, RoL_Nlum_v2.1, whole genome shotgun sequence, one region contains:
- the nog3 gene encoding noggin-3, whose product MAELAWLLLTLVLSTGCTCQHFLLLRPVPGDSLPVVELQEDPDPLLDPTEKDLNETALRGALGAHFDARVMSVHEPGGDDDDADADAEADARIMPEEIRAMEFEAPRGKRRKPSKKLRRRLQVWLWTLARCPVTRAWSDLGGRFWPRYVKAGGCSRERSCSMPEGMHCRPARSSHLTLLRWRCLHRKAVLRCAWIPVRYPVVSECKCACAN is encoded by the coding sequence ATGGCGGAGCTCGCGTGGCTGCTCCTGACGCTCGTGCTGTCCACGGGCTGCACGTGCCAGCACTTCCTGCTGCTGCGCCCGGTGCCCGGTGACAGTCTCCCGGTCGTGGAGCTCCAGGAGGACCCGGACCCGCTGCTGGACCCCACGGAGAAAGACCTGAACGAGACGGCGCTGCGGGGCGCGCTGGGCGCCCACTTTGACGCGCGCGTCATGTCCGTGCACGAGCCGGGCGGCGACGACGACGACGCGGACGCGGACGCGGAGGCGGACGCGCGCATCATGCCCGAGGAGATCCGGGCCATGGAGTTCGAGGCGCCGCGCGGCAAGAGGCGGAAGCCGAGCAAGAAGCTGCGGCGGCGGCTGCAGGTGTGGCTGTGGACGCTCGCCCGCTGCCCGGTGACGCGCGCCTGGAGCGACCTGGGCGGCCGCTTCTGGCCGCGCTACGTCAAGGCGGGCGGCTGCTCCAGAGAGCGCTCCTGTTCGATGCCGGAGGGCATGCACTGCAGGCCGGCGCGCTCCTCGCACCTCACCCTGCTCAGGTGGCGCTGCCTGCACCGGAAGGCGGTGCTCAGGTGCGCGTGGATCCCGGTCCGATACCCCGTCGTCTCCGAGTGCAAGTGCGCATGCGCCAACTGA